tgtgtgtgagtgtgtgtgtgtgtgtgtgtgtgtgcgtgtgtgtgttggggggtgtgtgtgagaaagggaaagagctgtgaacagaggagtctctcctgacttgtccctgtcttttcctcctggcacagtcccacgggcctgcagggaacaacatgtccaacagcagctccctcaacgagttcctcctcctggcattcgcggacacgcggcagctgcagctcttgcacttcgcactcttcctgggcatctacttggctgccctcctggccaacggcctcatcatcaccaccatagcctgccaccaccgcctccacacccccatggacttcttcctctttaatctctccctcctcgacgtggcctccatctccaccactgtccccacatccatggccaattccctcacaaacaccacgaccatctcctactcgggatgtgctgcccaggtcttaagttttgccattttcattttggctgagtattcccttctcactgtcatggcttatgaccgctacgttgccatctgcagacccctgcactacgggaccctcctgagcagcagagcttgtgtccaaatggcagcagctgcctggggcagcagctttctcaacgctctcctgcacactgccaacaccttttccatacctctctgccaaggcaatgctgtggggcacttcttctgtgagatcccccacatcctcaagctctcctgctcacactcctacctccaggaagttggggttgttgtgattacaacctgtttaatcttggggtgtttcatgttcattgtgctgtcctacgtgcagatcttcagagctgtgctgaggatcccctcagagcagggccgacacaaagccttctccatgtgcctccctcacctggccgtggtctccctctttgtcagcactggcatgtgtgcctacctgaaacctccctccctctcctccccctccctggatctggtggtggctgttctgtatgcggtggtgcctccagcagtgaaccccctcatctacagcctgaggaacaaggagctcaaggatgccctgaggaaagtgattcagtgggtacaatgtgggcaccaataaccatcccatgtgcacccactcatcattcacagggcgtttggcatcagggctctctgttgttcttttcttgtttgtcttccttttctgatacattctcattaaaagaaaaaatgtttggtttgtgccacttctcaggaatctgagccagagaccatggtgaagcaggaagccaggtgtctctcttcctctgcagagatgggggaacctcagagcccgctagtctgagctccctcggatgcccccagtgcaatgaggggagtttccctttgcagggtctcttttggcactgacaccaagggcgctcaggggcacacagccaggctcggacaagtacagacagggtgagactgtgggtcccgcgtcccttaggctcttggaaaaggagaaggagcatcaggttcctggggccccagctcggggcaggcggctctgtcgctggggcagcaggagctgcggaggggctgcagggccagggctgtcgtgctgtgctgggcagcggggtgggcatccaggggctgcagccgaaccaccacagcgccctgcccaccacccaggagacccatagacactttctgcagagctttcttaagagacatggcagggtctcagatttgcaaatgtttccgcttttgctaatttccaggagtttttacactcttgcctgccctcctggatggaggagggaaggcaggagggaggttagcagcggtggagagagggcgggagggagggaaggcaggagggaggggaggcaggaggagggaggcagcggcggagggcgggtgggaggggaggctgcccatgatgacctcagagggcagtttgggggggtttcccaggagggggttgccatgcagcagggctaaagacatcagccaggtgaccttgctggccttggaagacatccaccccactctgcccctgaccatccggccacagcctgtgctgctgctgctgctgcttgcgatgcggccgtgccagggacagacctttccattggttgttgataaggctcaagcagttctgggcggcacagcctgcggaggtcttgctagtggtggctcctccttccgCAGAGCTAGCTCtcctcagacttgctgagggcgcagtccatgcccatgcccaggtggctttggaaggtattgagcagtgtcagagccaggagggccccccgaggaacgctgcttgtgagctactgctcgttggagtttgaggcatgaagcagcagccttggagcttggcacgctggccagtgtgcacacagctggtggtgcctctgcccagtgcaggtcttgccagctcgtcagccccttggctcttggctcccagctgctcaggccagcatcttctcaggcgctctttgtccggctggtgcttgggctcttccttgtcacttgggtcctcctcagggcagtggggtctccagggagagcagggctgccgtgactgcctcggtccccatgctgcctttgccctgtcccccacttaaagatggtaaatgttatacccttcagaaatgagggcatactttggagaaagcccagcaacatgaccagggaggggctgggcactccaggggtgagtccaggtcacaaggtcaggccagcttactcagggttttatccagcctggtcttgaaggcctccaaggatggagatggcactacctcactgcaccacctgatccaatgcttgagtgacctcctgctgaaaaagttcctctctcctaggcccactggctcttgccttcccaccatgcaccactgtgtgggagcctgactttgtctccttgacaacctccctgtggttactggaaggctgctgttaggtcctcccaaagccgtctcttcttcaggctgaaaaaaacgcatttccctcagcctctcctccacagggcctgtgcctcagagcctgaccaccttggtggtcctcagctgaactcctcaccgtttgctaatgctttcttttattggggggcggagggggcccaaatctgaatgcagtcttctagctagggtctaatgagtgctgagtggagggggaccatcactcgcctggatctcctggctgcgctactgtgttcaggcagcccaggatgctgctgcctttcatcgctgccagggcacactgctggttcacgttcagttggtgtgcatgaagatgccaggtcctttgcagcagagctgctccccagccagccagtccccagcctgaaccctctgcagggggtccttcctgcccagctgcaggactttgcctttgtcctggtgcaacttctctcacttgggagtcactttgcaaaggtctagtgtgTTTCTGCCCAAgaaaggggaattatggaggatcattcccaggcaggggaggccagtgcggattgtccccttccaacaagggagagcaaaggagatgagatacggagcatggagctgctccctgggcatctcccaggatgctgcacagcaggactgtcttgtgatcccccgtggacaaatgtctctttccagaggagcctcttggcaggtactgcagatgatgtgcagcttCCAggggctcctgaaagtctctccgtCAGCTTGAGCCCGGGTTCcattccccccagcccccgctctgctgcagagtgtctgggttggttaaagaagtagcagggtcactgtatgacgtggccaacagctccagatcttgttcccagtgagaggttttactgccaggcttccctgagtgcaACACTTCCATCAGATGGAGGcatgtgctgctggttttccagctctcaggagcaagaaggctgagtatggaaatgaaggaatttgaggaaatgaaggttttgggagccaaagcgtagatgtgtgaaagaggagaaaagcttcagcatgtcgatgtttcatgtcccttgcaaataaatccactccaggcagctcagccacattgaagatcctggctcggatgatggaggaagatgagatccgTCAGTACTTAACAGTGGACTggccatcccagatgttcacaacctgccataggctggcgggatccaggagcagtgactgtacatggagatgttgtgaaaagaatttgtctgaggttaacacatcacttctctggaaccgggagacaggggcagtgtcagggtgcagtactctccgaccaggttcctttagctattccacgcgtagggagagggcaatgtttaagatcaaagtttattctgagggacttggatgttacatgggatttttggtttagcagagtgattcagcaatatactggaatcacaactccagtgtctacacttgacaaactctagcaattgcaatacacagttcagtcacgataccaatgtgattgccaataccggtctcaaatgtgctcaccgtcatgatgctgggcatccccagtcgccaggaaggaatcacgtgggttgatgccagctcaagcccgttgctctctccagaattccttagttagttgttgaggttttatgctctgtgttgggctgagccacatacacacttcccccatgctgggctggctaatctcagggagaccttcccattgctttgaacaactggagaaacattcacaccaggcccaactaacgggtatggctgcttatctaacacaaaggtcaccctctggccccctttgtgtggagataaagtcagtcttctgtgcaacagcaaggattaacaagcccatcctacactgttgctgagcttcctggggcacctggccctctgagccttctcccattgtaggggttgttggtcagtcacacaccccttcccactgaaagcaacccttttcctgcacccccacacacccccctaccacttctgcctcccctccctgcactcatgcagccttcccaaaagcacctccctcctgcctgccgcagccactcagacagcaagctgccgtgggcttggcagctcctccgtgcgggagagacacccagcagtgcccactcctcaaacacctcctgtatcccaccagcaccatcccctttctctgccttccaaatccaggccccccaaatcaaccacagcccctccagcaccaacaggcagcctccaacaggaggtggcccagctgagacttcagccagcccctccaggcccttgtccggctctgtgcctcctccttagcagaggagaaaggccagggataaaaggctggcacctgccctggctggtggcaaaggccagagaggcatgcctgcctctgccttggccggcacctgggcctttgagagcctgtgatccatgcaccctggggacatcatcagcatagtgcctgttcctgtcatctggggagtgagaagagattcaggggaaggagttctggaaggttgtaaaagggcagggacgtgcgtcgagatcttggtgtgatgtacgtgccgttaatgcagcctgctggaatgtaggcgggatggcctttgcctaaaggcagaggtgggattcagttgtttgggcagaggtagggaaccatgggtaaacgagctctcctctggccctttttctaggtgtcctgcctagttaagggaggggaatggggtcttccagggtaggacgtttccatctctcatagatgactgtcttctgatgaaacaagtggcaacgctgaaatcagtgtctctgcgtggtttagagagggacaagaggtcattatttttgcctacctcagtgaacatttcccaggaggagggagcccaggggagagagaacatcaggccttcagctgggcctctgctcctgagcggggccaggctgcggggaccgagggagctgctggcaaccgggcagcacggccccgagacagctgtgggcagcagcagctcctctgccaagagcagcggggctccgggcactgcctgctgctgctgacgggagatgaggcgagagggagagaagtgagaggcagtgtggagtgggaggacggctgagtgctccttgtgggggaaatctgcacagccctttgcatggtaagtctctggctgcagggcaacgcTGCCGAGGtttctggaggggtcttctgcacccaccccatcccatgactggaagattctgatgcattgagtgactcctggcaggacagaagtctcccatccttctcccatcgagAGGGCCCTATGGGGGTCCGGGGTGCTaacagctctagctcatgcagaggacatgtccaaaaggtcttttcagaggcaggtgaaagaaaggctgattgaaagggaaggagctttccttctagtaaaagctagttagtcccaataaaactagaaaactcagatcctaattttggcatggagtgaaaaaggaaacgttcttctggtttgtcaaggaacttggactcccaaaccttcactctcggagattgctaggtctgtgagaaacttcagcaaacccttttgatcccacctcagcctgcaggcagcaccagcagcacctttattgcctcatgagggtttttctgacctgctccttgggacctgtgagcacagagctaccgctgcccagtgccctgccctggcaggtttctgtagggcagaagtgagtgtgcagagggtgggatggggtctgtgagcaccagcaaggaaaagacattgggagagagcaagagctcccagcagaggcagctccaggcagcagagatgggcagggaatgcgagagaactgctaacagaaacaccacaggaggatggatttgggcaagtgttgatgagtccctgcaaggcagacagcttgctccgagccaggcccccatgtctcctctcccacccagcagagcctctgccctcacagctgtggagtccagggcatgagccacctgctctgcaggcagacctgcagcagaggagaggggcatctctcctgccacgggcccgttttgtgctgcccgacaaaggggctgagagcgcttgtcctgcaatgtcactgtctttggggtagcatgcccacctgaggaggtgaaggctttcccgagtgcccatctgtccgtctctccttgcctcccgtggcagcaggatcgtggtgttgctccttgtttcccctcctctccgtgctgcccttgttcttctctcgggctccctgggggtggtgggttttcagctgcagctcagacacctgcccggagagttgtgccacggaggtctctgcttgggagtgaggtgtccgcagcccccttctgaccggtgcagctccaggacatgcagtgggtggggaggggaatggagctgactgtcccagaaggagagcccatctgcagtcctaacagtccttgcatcatttccctgtggtgtcgtggcaggcttggggctgccctccagaagggcaccgctgcctcctaccaccatctccgtgctgtgtgagggaggggtgaagagtcttcagagatgctgggtgtatggagatggtgttgggaagctgtatgtgggcagctgaaaagagccctgtgtgtgcttggctggAAGGGGGAgcgtggagacgtcgctctggtgccctgaggaagggagagaaggttggagacgtgcacttgggacctgggctcgtctgctctcagcaggggctggatactttctccggcaacagatgagagtgaccatcctgcagctcaaagagctgcgagcacaggacagctgagaacaagactagtAGACAGTCAAGCTGTCCTCCCTCGGCACCCAGGGACAGgaaattggtctttctcaggagtcccagcagaaacgctgagactttctgccttttgaggaagactgcccagggggcacaggggtatctcacagacaataaacattaggaagaaatccctaaagctctgttcctcaaccctcattcttcagaagtggtggtgaagatgctgaaatattccttccacctgcccagtggctttcacctgacagaccttgtgactgtcagagctagtcagccccactcccatgtccccactgccctacagcaggatggacagactgccctggagcccatgggcagagctccctgctcctcacagtaTGCCCAGCCAGTGTGCAGTAGACCTCAGGCAAGGGTGATGCGCCCAGATGCTCTccgtaaagagagaagcagtacaagggcttggatgatgaattggaacatttggggtttttttgaaaagtctctcctaatttcttcatgtctcttcctctttggacagtcccccaaacacggagagagcatgatgtccaacagcagctccctcaacgagttcctcctcctggcattcacagacacacggcagctgcagctcttgcacttcgcactcttcctgggcatctacttggctgccctcctggccaacggcctcatcatcaccaccatagcctgccaccaccgcctccacacccccatggacttcttcctctttaatctctccctcctcgacgtggcctccatctccaccactgtccccacatccatggccaattccctcacaaacaccacgaccatctcctactcgggatgtgctgcccaggtcttaagttttgccattttcattttggctgagtattcccttctcactgtcatggcttatgaccgctacgttgccatctgcagacccctgcactacgggaccctcctgagcagcagagcttgtgtccaaatggcagcagctgcctggggcagcagctttctcaacgctctcctgcacactgccaacaccttttccatacctctctgccaaggcaatgctgtggggcagttcttctgtgagatcccccacatcctcaagctctcctgctcacactcccacctccgggaagttggggtggttgtgattacaacctgtttaatcttggggtgttttgttttcattgtgctgtcctacgtgcagatcttcaaagctgtgctgaggatcccctcagagcagggccgacacaaagccttctccatgtgcctccctcacctggccgtggtctccctctttgtcagcactgtcctgtttgcctacctgaagcctccctccctctcctccccctccctggatctggtggtggctgttctgtacgcaGTGGTGCCtgcagcagtgaaccccctcatctacagcctgaggaacaaggagctcaaggatgccctgaggaaagtgattcagtgggtacaatgtgggcaccaataaccatcccatgtgcacccactcatcattcacagggcgtttggcatcagggctctgtgttgttcttttcttgtttgtcttccttttctgatacattcccactaaaagaaaaaatttttggtttgtgccacttctcaggaatctgagccagagaccatggtgaagcaggaagccgggtgtctctcttcctctgcagagatgggggaacctcagagcccgctagtctgagctccctcggatgcccccagtgcaatgaggggagtttccctttgcagggtctcttttggcactgacaccaagggcgttcaggggcacacagccaggctcggacaagtacagacagggtgagactgtgggtcccgcgtcccttaggctcttggaaaaggagaaggagcatcaggttcctggggccccagctcggggcaggcggctctgtcgctggggcagcaggagctgcggaggggctgcagggccagggctgttgtgctgtgctgggcagcagggtgggcatgcaggggctgcagccgaaccaccacagcgccctgcccagcacccaggagacccatagacactttctgcagaggtttcttaagagacatggcagggtctcagatttgcaaatgtttccgcttttgctaatttccaggagtttttacactcttgcctgccctcctggaaggaggagggaaggcaggagggaggttagcagcggtggagagagggcgggagggagggaaggcaggagggaggggaggcaggaggagggaggcagcggcggagggcgggtgggaggggaggctgcccatgatgacctcagagggcagtttggggggggtttcccaggagggggttgccatgcagcagggctaaagacatcagccaggtgaccttgctggccttggaagacatccaccccactctgcccctgaccatccggccacagcctgtgctgctgctgctgctgcttgcgatgcggccgtgccagggacagacctttccattggttgttgataaggctcaagcagttctgggcggcacagcctgcggaggtcttgctagtggtggctcc
The genomic region above belongs to Struthio camelus isolate bStrCam1 unplaced genomic scaffold, bStrCam1.hap1 HAP1_SCAFFOLD_48, whole genome shotgun sequence and contains:
- the LOC138065210 gene encoding olfactory receptor 14C36-like; the encoded protein is MSNSSSLNEFLLLAFADTRQLQLLHFALFLGIYLAALLANGLIITTIACHHRLHTPMDFFLFNLSLLDVASISTTVPTSMANSLTNTTTISYSGCAAQVLSFAIFILAEYSLLTVMAYDRYVAICRPLHYGTLLSSRACVQMAAAAWGSSFLNALLHTANTFSIPLCQGNAVGHFFCEIPHILKLSCSHSYLQEVGVVVITTCLILGCFMFIVLSYVQIFRAVLRIPSEQGRHKAFSMCLPHLAVVSLFVSTGMCAYLKPPSLSSPSLDLVVAVLYAVVPPAVNPLIYSLRNKELKDPPLCCRVSGLVKEVAGSLYDVANSSRSCSQ